A window of the Drosophila kikkawai strain 14028-0561.14 unplaced genomic scaffold, DkikHiC1v2 scaffold_209, whole genome shotgun sequence genome harbors these coding sequences:
- the LOC121502760 gene encoding histone H3: protein MARTKQTARKSTGGKAPRKQLATKAARKSAPATGGVKKPHRYRPGTVALREIRRYQKSTELLIRKLPFQRLVREIAQDFKTDLRFQSSAVMALQEASEAYLVGLFEDTNLCAIHAKRVTIMPKDIQLARRIRGERA from the coding sequence atggcccGTACCAAGCAGACCGCTCGCAAATCGACTGGTGGCAAGGCGCCACGCAAACAACTGGCAACCAAGGCCGCTCGCAAGAGTGCCCCAGCCACCGGTGGTGTGAAGAAGCCCCATCGCTATCGCCCCGGAACTGTGGCTCTGCGTGAGATCCGTCGCTACCAGAAGAGTACCGAGCTGCTGATCCGCAAGCTGCCTTTCCAGCGCTTGGTGCGTGAAATCGCTCAGGACTTCAAGACTGACCTGCGCTTCCAGAGCTCGGCCGTGATGGCTCTGCAGGAAGCTAGCGAAGCCTACCTGGTTGGTCTCTTTGAAGATACCAACTTGTGTGCCATCCACGCCAAGCGAGTCACAATCATGCCCAAGGACATCCAGCTGGCCCGTCGTATCCGTGGCGAGCGTGCTTAA
- the LOC108070732 gene encoding histone H2A yields MSGRGKGGKVKGKAKSRSNRAGLQFPVGRIHRLLRKGNYAERVGAGAPVYLAAVMEYLAAEVLELAGNAARDNKKTRIIPRHLQLAIRNDEELNKLLSGVTIAQGGVLPNIQAVLLPKKTEKKA; encoded by the coding sequence atgtcTGGTCGTGGAAAAGGTGGCAAAGTTAAGGGAAAGGCAAAGTCCCGGTCCAACCGTGCCGGACTTCAGTTCCCTGTCGGCCGTATCCATCGTCTGCTCCGCAAGGGCAACTACGCCGAGCGCGTCGGTGCCGGCGCTCCAGTTTACCTGGCTGCCGTGATGGAATATCTGGCCGCTGAGGTTCTCGAGTTGGCTGGCAATGCTGCTCGTGACAACAAGAAGACGAGGATCATCCCGCGTCATCTGCAGCTGGCCATCCGCAACGACGAAGAGTTGAACAAGCTGCTCTCCGGCGTCACCATTGCCCAGGGAGGTGTGTTGCccaacatccaggctgttctgttgcccaagaagaccgagaagaaggcttaa
- the LOC108070742 gene encoding histone H2B — MPPKTSGKAAKKAGKAQKNITKNDKKKKRKRKESYAIYIYKVLKQVHPDTGISSKAMSIMNSFVNDIFERIAAEASRLAHYNKRSTITSREIQTAVRLLLPGELAKHAVSEGTKAVTKYTSSK; from the coding sequence atgccgCCTAAAACCAGTGGAAAGGCAGCCAAGAAGGCTGGCAAGGCCCAGAAGAACATCACTAAGAacgacaagaagaagaagcggaaGAGGAAGGAGAGCTATGCTATCTACATCTACAAGGTCCTGAAGCAGGTCCATCCCGACACTGGCATTTCCTCGAAGGCGATGAGCATCATGAACAGCTTTGTGAATGACATCTTCGAGCGCATTGCTGCCGAGGCTTCTCGTCTGGCGCACTACAACAAGCGCTCGACCATCACCAGTCGGGAAATCCAAACTGCTGTTCGTCTGCTCCTGCCCGGAGAGTTGGCAAAGCACGCCGTCAGTGAGGGAACCAAGGCTGTCACCAAGTACACCAGCTCCAAGTAA
- the LOC138929467 gene encoding histone H3, with protein sequence MARTKQTARKSTGGKAPRKQLATKAARKSAPATGGVKKPHRYRPGTVALREIRRYQKSTELLIRKLPFQRLVREIAQDFKTDLRFQSSAVMALQEASEAYLVGLFEDTNLCAIHAKRVTIMPKDIQLARRIRGERA encoded by the coding sequence ATGGCCCGTACCAAGCAGACCGCTCGCAAATCGACTGGTGGCAAGGCGCCACGCAAACAACTGGCAACCAAGGCCGCTCGCAAGAGTGCCCCAGCCACCGGTGGTGTGAAGAAGCCCCATCGCTATCGCCCCGGAACTGTGGCTCTGCGTGAGATCCGTCGCTACCAGAAGAGTACCGAGCTGCTGATCCGCAAGCTGCCTTTCCAGCGCTTGGTGCGTGAAATCGCTCAGGACTTCAAGACTGACCTGCGCTTCCAGAGCTCGGCCGTGATGGCTCTGCAGGAAGCTAGCGAAGCCTACCTGGTTGGTCTCTTTGAAGATACCAACTTGTGTGCCATCCACGCCAAGCGAGTCACAATCATGCCCAAGGACATCCAGCTGGCCCGTCGTATCCGTGGCGAGCGTGCTTAA
- the LOC121502727 gene encoding histone H1-like, translating to MSDSAVATSASPVAAPPAPVEKKVAAKKASGSGATKAKKAAVPPSHPPTQQMVDASIKNLKERGGSSLLAIKKYITATYKCDAQKLAPFIKKYLKSAVANGKLIQTKGKGASGSFKLSASAKKEPKPKVAAAEKKVKSKKVVTKKAGATAKKAAGAADKKPKAKKAVATKKTAEKKKTEKAKAKDAKKTGVVKAKPAAAKAKPAAAKPKAAKAPKAKAAASAKPKKAVKKATAPATAKKPKAKTTASKK from the coding sequence ATGTCCGACTCTGCAGTGGCAACATCCGCGTCCCCAGTGGCTGCCCCACCAGCGCCAGTTGAGAAGAAGGTGGCCGCCAAAAAGGCATCTGGTTCAGGAGCTAccaaggccaagaaggcaGCAGTTCCACCATCACATCCGCCAACTCAACAAATGGTGGATGCTTCCATCAAGAACTTGAAGGAGCGTGGTGGCTCATCGCTTCTGGCaatcaagaaatatatcaCTGCCACCTACAAATGCGACGCCCAGAAACTGGCTCCATTCATCAAGAAGTACTTGAAGTCCGCAGTGGCTAATGGAAAGCTGATCcaaacaaagggaaagggtgcgtctggttccttcaaactgtcggcctctgccaaaaaggagcccaagccaaaggttgcggctgctgagaaaaaagtcaaaagcaaGAAGGTAGTCACCAAGAAAGCCGGAGCCACCGCAAAGAAAGCCGCCGGAGCTGCTGACAAGAAACCCAAGGCTAAGAAGGCCGTTGCCACCAAGAAGACTgccgagaagaagaaaactgagaaggcaaaggccaaggatgccaagaaaactggagtcgtaaaggcaaagccagcagcagcaaaggctaagccggccgccgcgaagccaaaggcagccaaggcacCGAAGGCCAAGGCAGCAGCGTCCGCCAAGCCTAAGAAGGCAGTGAAGAAAGCAACTGCTCCGGCTACCGCTAAGAAGCCGAAAGCCAAGACCACGGCGTCGAAGAAGTAA
- the LOC121502897 gene encoding histone H4, whose protein sequence is MTGRGKGGKGLGKGGAKRHRKVLRDNIQGITKPAIRRLARRGGVKRISGLIYEETRGVLKVFLENVIRDAVTYTEHAKRKTVTAMDVVYALKRQGRTLYGFGG, encoded by the coding sequence atgaCTGGTCGCGGTAAAGGAGGCAAAGGCTTGGGAAAAGGTGGCGCCAAGCGTCATCGCAAAGTGCTGCGTGATAACATCCAGGGTATCACAAAGCCAGCCATCCGTCGTCTGGCTCGGCGTGGCGGCGTGAAGCGCATTTCGGGACTCATTTACGAGGAAACCCGTGGTGTTCTGAAGGTGTTTTTGGAGAACGTGATCCGTGATGCCGTCACCTACACTGAACACGCCAAGAGGAAGACCGTCACAGCCATGGACGTCGTCTACGCCCTGAAGAGACAAGGCCGCACCCTGTACGGTTTCGGCGGTTAA